CCACATATCAAACCAATGCTAAGGATTGCTCGTAGTATCTCACCAGCAATGGTGCCGGCCAATTGTCGGTCAGCCTCAAGCACATTAAATAAGGCAGGTGTCGCGATATAGCCAATGGCCCAGGTGCCGCCCACCCAAAGTGTTAATAAAATACGTTCGCCTAAATTAAGCTTAGACAGGCTAAAATTAGAAGGCATACTTAATCATCGTAGCTGACAGAATTAATTTCGTATTCAATTTCACCAGCAGGGGCATTAACGGTGGCTATATCGCCTACCTCTTTACCAATAAGTGCGCGTGCTACGGGCGAATTGATCGAAAGCAATCCTTTACTGATATCCGCTTCCAAGTCACCCACGACCTGATAAAGCACTTTTTCACCATTGGCTTCATTAATTAAAACAACTTTGGCGCCAAACACAACTTTATCACCCGGATCAAGCGCAGCTATATCAATGATCTGGGCGTGGCTAAGACGGCCTTCGATTTCTTGAATACGCCCTTCTAAAAAACCTTGTTGCTCTTTTGCCGCATGATATTCGGCATTTTCTTTTAAATCACCATGTTCACGTGCGGTCGCTATCGATTCAATAACACGTGGGCGATCAACGCTCTTCAACTGATGTAACTCTGCGCGCAAGCGTTCTGCGCCTTTTAAAGTAACGGGTTCTTTTTGCATTAATTCAGTTCCTCATGCAATGTCTGTAAGGCAGTGACATTATAATTATTGCCTTTAGCCATTGCCATACAGCTGGCACGTGCGCCAGCAATTGTCGTAGTATAGGGGATGTTGTGCTGTAAGGCTTCACGCCGAATAGAATAGGAATCGGCGATGGCTTGTTTTCCTTCTGTGGTATTAACGATAAAGGAAATTTCTTCATTTTTTATCCTGTCAACCACATGAGGGCGTCCTTCTATTACTTTTAATACTGTCTCAACCGTTAAGCCAACTTGCTCAAGCGCTTTCGCTGTTCCGCTGGTGGCAAGCAATTCAAAACCTAACATGGAAAGATCGCGACCAATCTCTACAGCATGCTGTTTATCAGCGTCTCTGACACTAATGAAGGCACGACCACCCGCTGTTAGAAAATTACCTGCGGCCATTTGTGCCTTAGCAAAGGCTTCAGCGAAGCTGCGGCCAACGCCCATAACTTCACCAGTTGATTTCATCTCTGGCCCCAGCAAAGGGTCAACACCGAGAAATTTAGCGAAAGGAAATACAGCTTCTTTCACTGCGTGATACGGTGCATCGATATCTTTATCAGCACCTTGTTGCGCCAAGGTCTTACCCACCATACACAAGGCACCCACCTTAGCCAATGAATAGCCGATGACTTTAGATACAAACGGCGCTGTACGCGATGCACGTGGATTGACTTCAATTAAATAAACTTTATCACCTTGAACGGCAAACTGTGCATTCATTAAGCCAATAACGCCTAATGCATGTGCTAATTGGCGCATCTGACGTTTGATTTCGCTTTGAATATCGTCGCTAAGACTATAGGGCGGTAAAGAACAGGCTGAATCACCTGAGTGAACACCCGCCTGTTCAATATGTTGCATGATGCCACCAATCGTGACATGACTACCATCGCACACAGCATCAACATCCACCTCGATCGCATCATCAAGGAAGCGATCCAATAAAACTGGTGAATCATTTGAAACCTTAACGGCTTCGCGCATATAACGTGCAAGATCACTGATATCATGCACAACCTCCATCGCTCTACC
This sequence is a window from Gammaproteobacteria bacterium. Protein-coding genes within it:
- the greA gene encoding transcription elongation factor GreA, which encodes MQKEPVTLKGAERLRAELHQLKSVDRPRVIESIATAREHGDLKENAEYHAAKEQQGFLEGRIQEIEGRLSHAQIIDIAALDPGDKVVFGAKVVLINEANGEKVLYQVVGDLEADISKGLLSINSPVARALIGKEVGDIATVNAPAGEIEYEINSVSYDD